Sequence from the Rutidosis leptorrhynchoides isolate AG116_Rl617_1_P2 chromosome 3, CSIRO_AGI_Rlap_v1, whole genome shotgun sequence genome:
GCGGGTTTGATCCCGAGACCTAGTGGGCCGCCTTGAGCCGTTGTCTCTATACCGCCCGTCAAATCTTCTACTACTCTAATTCAATACCCAAAAACCACAACTACAGAAAAAAAGGGAAGCGGCCGTCGCATGTACCAAACCCCAAAAAAAGAGAATATAGTCAAAATTCTTGTTTGCAGCGTTGAAGATGACTGTTATCGTCGACAAAGTTCTATGCCCAAGTCTTGCTCAAAAAGAAAGCCACGACGTATAAGAAAAGAGAAAAACGCTACGGAAAAGGAATACGCAGTCAAGCAATATGCAACCACATCCGCGAATATCTATCTATTTTGTGCatcaaataagaaaaaaaaatttatttttatgcGTTTATTTTGTATTTAGCATTACCTTTCAGTCTGAACTTACGTGATTTCACTGTTCGAATTGCGGGGAAGTGTTAAAGTATAGTTTAGGATTAGGTCCAAGTCTGATTGTGGGCTTGAGTACGTTAGGTTCTATAAATAGAGCTAATATAAATAAGGCTAATATTATCAATGATATTCAGGGGGTATTATCACTGTTTAACATAAAGTATGTTAATGATATTCATATTTAAGTATATTATTAGGATATATATTCATTGATATATTGATTACCGATGGAATGAAATTGTGGTCCTATCATTTAATTTTAAGAAGAAAAAAATAGATTCAACATTAATCAatcaaatttagtagttaaatcaCCTTGTTATTAGTAAAAGTCACTTATGTAACATCTTAGATGAAGGTGCTAAGCAAGTTGGCAAAAAAGTGTGTTTCATTTGAAAACCACTAAACTAAACTCACCTCATTAGACCACTCCCAATCATGACATGCTTCTTTAAAAATACTGACTGCCATATCAGCGACAACTCAACACTTATCCAAAAAGACTGAAAAAAACTAAACGCTACCAACCATCACATACTTCTTCAAAACAAAGTAGGGCTCACTcattatttaataaaaaaaaataactacacaaaatacatttattaatattaatatattaattaaatttaatacattacataaatttaagaataaaaacatttattaaaaaaaatccgGAGCAGTGTTTTGGCAAAAAAAAGATATTAAACTCAATATTTTTCCTTCACTACTATTTCtcagatattttttttttctcagtATTTtggctatgttcttgttgttccaattttatttttcttttctgaaATTGTAATTTAGCCAAACAAAATTAAATAGTACGGAGTATGAAATTGAAGTTGACCCCACATTAAGTGCCACATCTCTCGTCTTCACAATTCTTTAGATCGACGAAATTGAATTGTTGCTATAAACAGACGGAAAATGACGTGTTGGCACCAACCGTGTCTTTTACAATTAGAAAATGACGGAGCCTAACGACGGTGTGTTGGGTCCGGTCTTATAGCGAGATTTTTTGAGTTACTACCTCATTAGTAAAAGTTGAGTTTTatagattatataaataaatataaatgactAAATAATTCGCTCTACGTATTGAGAATTTAATTTTACCATTTTTATGTcgtctcatttttatttttatttttaatttaatttatttttattttttaatttcctacttattggccggatgtccactcggaagcaatctctctatccgttgaATAGAGAGAGGTATGACtccctctacttttgagagtgttttcattcTGAGCGGAGAAATGACTTATCTTTGGGAAATAATTGTTTACATCTCACCTCCTCATACACATTTAGTATTGGATTTTATTGTTGTTGTTTACCAAATAAATATATGACAAGAAAAGTAGCAACAAAAGAACAAATTACGTACGCGAATTATAATTGGATTACAATTCAATCAAATTAAATCGGTTTGTTTTAGATAAGTATTGCTTCTTGGACAATTAAATGGGTTTGTTTTAGATAAGTATTGCTTGTTGGACAATTATAAGGAATTAAGTTTCAAATAAATTGTACTCCGTATATCTTGTTTTCTCTTCTTTCCGAAAACGCCCCTAACCTACCGAATACGCGCAGATAATTAAAAACCTTAACTTTCTTTTTTCTTGCCGAATACGAAAACAAACATAATCCACGAATTTGGTTTTGTTCTTTCCACAAAGACTACATATATATTATTCTGTACCCTTCGAATTCGGCTATAGACTATAGTATATGGCAAATCTCGAAGATTCGTTTCTAGCGGATGTTGAGGATCTTTCCGCCAATGATAACGAAAACTTGGACGCCATGGAAGATGATAATGTTACTGGACATTTGGCAGCTGATATGAAAGCTATGATCAATTACGATGATCTCGATAATGTCTCAAAGCTACAAAAAACACAGAGATATAACGATATCATGAAGAAAATTGAGAATGCTCTTAACAAGGGGTCAGATACAGAGCACCAGCAGCTGATTGCGGAATGTAATGAATTGTCGGTTTTAATAGAAAACGAGattgttattatttataatttCATTCGTGATAATTACCGCCTCAAGTTTCCTGAGCTTGAGTCTATTGTGCGCCGCCCAATTGATTATGCACGTGTGGTGAAGAAGATCGGTAATGAAGTCGACTTAACCCTTGTAGATCTTCAAGGACTGTTACCGTCGGCTACTATTATGGTTATATCTGTTACAGCATCAACTACCAGTGGCAAACCACTTCCTGAGCATGTTCTTGAAAAGACCATTGAGGGATGTGATAGAGTACTTACGCTCGATGAATCAAAGAAGAAAGTATTTGATTTAATTGAAAGTAGAATGGGCTACATTGCACCAAATCTTTCCGCCATTGTTGGGAATGCAGTTGCTGCAAAACTGATTGTGACAGCTGGTGGTTTATCATGTCTAGCAAATATGCCAGCTTGTTATTTTCAGCTGGTGGTTTATCGTGTTGGTTACACTGAGCAATCGTTGGTTATTCGGACTACGCCTCCTGCTCTAAAGGAGCGTGCGTGTCGGCTTTTGGCTGCAAAAGCAAGTCTTGCAGCACGTGTAGATTTAATACGAGGTGATCCATCGGGAAGCCAAGGAAGAAGATATCTTGAAGAAATTTGTAACAAGATTGAAAAGTGGAAACAGCCACATCATGCAAAGCAACCGAAACGACTCCCCGTTTCTGATTTCGAACGTAGGGAGAATAGAGGTGGTCGTGGTCTTCGGAAGATGAAGGAGATGTTAGAAAATAGGGTTgtaaattgactgccggattcgttcttgaatcgtgtattcactttctctataaattatttcgaccctacgattgcctcggttgcacgaaatctttacagggataagacaagaacgcaatcagtgtttttggcaatgaaatcactgatcaaattgttagagaatatgtgtgtgttttttgtttgttaaaatgaaagcaaaaacaaattcctatatttataggaagCGAAAAGGTGCGAGTGAAAGTACGCAACCTTTCAACCAAAGGATGTAACCCTTCAACGAAAAGACGCAACCTTTCGTTCACATCATTTAGGAAATGACATCActcttcatgaaatgatgtaaccattcatggttacctttcatcaaaagatgtaatttccaataccttattgaattaactcgaacgagcgtgcactccgcactctccaaactcgtcattaagcttaattcgataagcctttgctttctagtaaatcccaattaactaaaatgattgttgataacactaaaatcaccaacaaattccccccattttagtgtaatccttgattgaCTAAACTAACTAAACAAACAgaacaaactaatgcataaatgaaaatgtttcagaaattgaattttcacttagtataatatttacgagaattcgagtatcagggtgtttcagaaattgaacccttccactcatatgaagactataaaatattatacacatcagtttcttacatatccccaagacaatcttgacactattataagccatgtgtctcaatccttcagtgaacatattggcagctaagtccaaagctccattgaagcggcaaaacttcatgttcacataggtagctcttttagtcttgcacccgcatatgcaatttttcaaaagaactattaagaagttaaacttcaacctaactccacttacgggtctaaacacatactttgggatcataatatttatgtgtttcaatcttcagaaagtaagcttacctcattgaattcagctcctagcgttgtactagaagggaattgggcgtctcactttggaagatttaatggacttcaatcccacatcatTAGCCCTTGCGCGCGCTTCCTGCTAATGCTTTTGTCAAGTGATTTTGTTAAATTTTGTTGTGACCCAACAAAATTCACATTCATCACAACATTCGTGATCACCTCACGAAACATTATATGTCTAAgccataaatatctagattttccCTTGTACATTTGACTATATGCCTTAGTCATAAATATCCCAATAACTAGGGATCTAAATGGACATTACTCACATCTTTTCCGACTTTAATCAACTTTCCTTAGTAATCCTTCTATGAAAGGACTTACTAAATTCTTATTCAACCATAAGACACTCGCGAGTATTTATTAATTGATTGATCAGTCATTGTGTATGTCCACTTTTCTATGGCTCACCAATGTAAACTTATCATTTgtacacccttgataatgtatTCCCATTATCCTTGTGCACACATTTATTACCACTACATTGGATGTGAGATTATAATTATAAACTTACCTTAGTCAAACCTCTTCTAAGATCAAGGAGAAATGACCCCAAGTTTTTAGTGTCAATAATCTCAATATTAATTTCTTGATCCAAGATACTTAATCTATACCAAGTGTAAAATTCTACAACTTGTAGATGTATAATCTTGTTGATCGACAGTAAACTCAATACATTCTTAATATGCTTTAAGGATTCATATTGTGATTTGAACAATAATCCATGATTGACTTCTACAAGTATTAAAATACTTAAGCCACATCACAATTCATTATACAAAACCACGCTTAATATTTCCAACATATACGTTATATTGGTCACTTGATGTCATCACATACATCACTCCAATTTTCAAGCATAACAATACCATACGATATTTGTTATCAATTAAGCAATTGTAATCCTcatttcatattaaaatttattCATTGATCATCAAGCTCTTCTGCAGACACCACTCACATGAAGAACCAACGAATGGATACttcttgtttatttatttatttggtgCGACAAATCACCCACTTTGCAACCATACATACGAATATATtggaaatatatacatatgtatacatactacatatataaatatacatgtataAGATATTAGTTGACAGTTATCTTTTCAATGGTTGTGCCTTTTTACCACCAACCATCAAGTAGTCTACCGATTGTTAAAGATTAAACCATTGTGACTCCTTAACAATCACAACCTTTAACAACTCATAACTACCATGTATTAACTGAAAAAAAGAAAATAACTACCATAATCGTTGGTCTAAAAGTCAAACTTAGAACCAAAGACCAAATCCCATACAAAGACATAATCGTTACTGAAAGTCAGACTTTTTATCAAATGTCAACTTGGACATTTAGTCAAGTGGAACGGATTACTTTAGTGAATGAATGGTCCACTTCAAAATGCCATAATAGGAATATTCCATACGTAAAACTTatccttaatttttttttattcactAAACAGTTATAACATTTTCCATATTCATATTCATTCTAATAATATTAAACTTATACAAATTCCCAGAACTCTTGATTTGATTCTTAACAAATCAAACacatgtttaattttttttttcttcttcataaatCATGGAAAATAATGGCTTTTATGCAAAATATGATGTGTAACCAACTGACTCAAATCATTTGAAAATTATCTTTGCATTTATATTTGATTCATATCTTCCATTTCATTAAGTCTTTGATGTCGGTTGGTTACCAAGTCAACATGTGAACCAACAAATACAACAATCAAAGCATTCAAAGGAAAAGACCCGCCCCATATCAAATAAAATCATCTTAAGGATTATACATAATTGAAGGATTATTTTCCGATAATAAATAAAGGAAAACTTACATACGCAAGTCAGAATTGACTTGTTAATCCGTTTGTCAAAAGAACATGAGACAGATTGATGCGTGTTCCACATAAATATTGTCATCGGGTCCATACAAAATTCTTCAGAACGTATGATTCTTCAGAACGTATGCTTTTCAAATGGATCCCAATTGATTATAAccgaaagaaaaaaaagaaattgTTTGCAAAAAGTTTCACTGCATTAATTGATGCCATGAATAACATAAATATTCATATTGGTGCACATGACTGTTTGCATCAATTAATTAAGCGTCTCTCACTTCATGGTAATATTTCAACGTTGGACGATTTGCAT
This genomic interval carries:
- the LOC139899192 gene encoding U4/U6 small nuclear ribonucleoprotein Prp31 homolog; protein product: MANLEDSFLADVEDLSANDNENLDAMEDDNVTGHLAADMKAMINYDDLDNVSKLQKTQRYNDIMKKIENALNKGSDTEHQQLIAECNELSVLIENEIVIIYNFIRDNYRLKFPELESIVRRPIDYARVVKKIGNEVDLTLVDLQGLLPSATIMVISVTASTTSGKPLPEHVLEKTIEGCDRVLTLDESKKKVFDLIESRMGYIAPNLSAIVGNAVAAKLIVTAGGLSCLANMPACYFQLVVYRVGYTEQSLVIRTTPPALKERACRLLAAKASLAARVDLIRGDPSGSQGRRYLEEICNKIEKWKQPHHAKQPKRLPVSDFERRENRGGRGLRKMKEIHAITDMHKLMNRMQFGEAGNIGKLSVSVGRSKLAAKVTKMFKRKLHIE